From a region of the Thermodesulfovibrio thiophilus DSM 17215 genome:
- a CDS encoding MBL fold metallo-hydrolase, protein MFQIWHSPESDLFLCKTKIYVPDKPGLLARIAYLFAKNEVNITYFYYNRSEHPNLVLVEGKHSEIEAFESLRTKFQQEKLFEELFEEHLQITDINNILKISVYLENKPGTLAHFANLLKEHEANVVYMIYNQMISENKADIAFYIKNTEQINSLLQKMNEAAYYYSLEYSGGDKENTNRIIGLNLIERFFLKLRKILNKEDVEVIQKIINTSKYLSDILINFNKEAGRNLEAGQIFANILAFAISSRTKTGEKFSYNRLPTLPFGDILLHSFKLPTGGNIYIFQENDTFVMIDGSYGVYYEDVKRMLQENDIDPSQIKKIYISHADADHAGLSGYFEEEFGTEIFMHETSKEIIDNENRAFGAITPLVELNHYFTILVHELTECRFPKYWTAFNNETKEKIKDFRVIDYFNIGGFQFKVIESLGGHVPGQVFFLSDSAGLIFTGDYLLYVPSLVQEEKNILNIPKFLMTSTNADSRVFRKEMQILTEISKEIDERLKEKGKGLIILPGHGDYYPARLLY, encoded by the coding sequence ATGTTTCAAATATGGCATTCACCAGAGTCAGATTTATTTTTATGTAAAACAAAAATATATGTACCTGACAAACCCGGTCTTCTTGCAAGAATCGCATATTTATTTGCAAAAAACGAAGTCAATATAACTTATTTTTATTATAATCGTTCAGAACATCCAAATCTTGTTCTTGTTGAAGGGAAACATTCTGAAATAGAGGCTTTTGAATCACTCAGAACAAAATTTCAACAGGAAAAACTATTTGAAGAACTATTTGAGGAACATCTACAAATAACAGATATTAATAACATTCTTAAGATTTCTGTATATCTTGAAAATAAACCCGGAACTCTTGCTCATTTTGCAAATTTACTTAAAGAACATGAAGCAAATGTTGTTTACATGATTTACAATCAAATGATTTCAGAAAACAAAGCCGATATAGCCTTCTATATAAAAAATACAGAGCAGATTAATAGCCTTTTACAGAAAATGAACGAAGCTGCTTACTACTACAGCCTTGAATACTCTGGAGGAGATAAGGAAAACACCAATAGAATTATTGGGCTTAATCTAATAGAAAGGTTCTTTTTAAAGCTTAGAAAAATACTTAATAAAGAAGATGTTGAAGTAATACAAAAAATCATAAATACATCAAAGTATCTCTCTGACATATTGATTAACTTCAATAAAGAAGCAGGAAGAAATCTTGAAGCAGGACAAATTTTTGCCAATATACTAGCATTTGCAATCTCATCAAGAACAAAAACAGGCGAAAAATTTTCATATAATAGACTTCCCACGCTTCCATTTGGAGATATTTTACTACATTCGTTTAAGCTACCAACCGGTGGAAACATTTATATTTTTCAAGAAAATGATACCTTTGTAATGATTGATGGTTCCTATGGAGTTTATTATGAAGATGTTAAGAGGATGCTTCAAGAAAATGACATTGACCCATCACAGATAAAAAAAATATACATATCTCATGCAGATGCAGATCATGCTGGATTAAGTGGATATTTTGAAGAAGAATTCGGTACAGAAATTTTTATGCATGAAACTTCTAAAGAAATTATAGACAACGAAAATCGTGCATTTGGAGCTATAACACCTCTGGTTGAATTGAACCATTACTTTACAATTCTTGTACATGAACTTACTGAATGTAGGTTTCCAAAATATTGGACAGCCTTTAACAATGAAACTAAAGAGAAAATCAAAGACTTTAGAGTTATTGATTATTTTAACATTGGTGGCTTTCAATTTAAAGTCATAGAAAGTCTGGGTGGACATGTTCCAGGGCAGGTATTTTTCTTATCCGACTCTGCTGGATTAATTTTTACAGGAGATTATCTTCTCTATGTTCCAAGCTTAGTTCAGGAAGAAAAAAATATTTTGAATATTCCAAAATTTTTAATGACAAGTACAAATGCAGACTCAAGAGTATTCCGCAAAGAGATGCAAATTCTTACAGAGATAAGCAAGGAAATTGACGAGAGATTAAAAGAAAAGGGTAAAGGTTTAATAATACTTCCAGGGCATGGAGATTACTATCCTGCGAGATTACTTTATTAA
- a CDS encoding O-antigen ligase family protein: MFGFFIFLGLFLKSTGYKKLIFGVTSLSSLLAMLWLGRRAALLGCFIAFIILLFLSKKKSLKILSLGILLVLIIVTIAVLNSPYGKDILIRSDNVQLLFSGEYEKFDEAGSLGQRLYVWPKYFKKALEHPFSGTGIARRVQKRVLSTTELGAPLEHSHNLFLNLWLQAGLHTSLVFLTFYLLSFYKCYNLWKFSGEDYFIGGLLLFLIGFFIMSFFEGLEEGTRFTTFWIANGLAWGYAQKRS, from the coding sequence ATGTTTGGTTTTTTTATATTTTTAGGTCTTTTTCTAAAATCAACCGGATATAAAAAGTTAATTTTTGGCGTAACTTCATTATCAAGTCTACTTGCTATGCTATGGCTTGGGAGAAGAGCTGCACTTCTGGGATGTTTTATAGCTTTTATAATCCTGCTTTTTTTGAGCAAAAAAAAATCTTTAAAGATACTTTCTCTTGGAATTCTACTTGTTCTTATTATTGTGACAATAGCTGTGCTTAACTCACCATATGGAAAAGATATTTTAATAAGGAGTGATAACGTTCAACTTTTGTTTTCAGGAGAATATGAAAAATTTGATGAGGCAGGATCATTAGGTCAAAGACTTTATGTGTGGCCAAAATATTTTAAAAAAGCTTTAGAACACCCCTTTTCTGGAACAGGCATTGCAAGAAGAGTTCAAAAAAGAGTTCTATCAACAACTGAATTGGGAGCACCATTAGAGCATTCCCATAATCTATTTCTCAATTTATGGCTTCAGGCAGGATTACATACATCATTAGTTTTTTTAACTTTCTATTTGCTATCTTTTTATAAATGTTATAATTTATGGAAGTTTTCTGGAGAAGATTATTTTATAGGAGGGCTTTTACTTTTTTTAATAGGGTTTTTCATTATGTCTTTTTTTGAAGGCCTTGAAGAAGGAACACGTTTTACAACTTTCTGGATAGCAAATGGATTAGCGTGGGGATATGCACAAAAACGCTCCTGA
- a CDS encoding glycosyltransferase family 4 protein, whose amino-acid sequence MHKNAPDKVALFIDNAVNRRHYIQLIALKNAGFDAKVIIFKDTKIDYLIVKGLKDIYLLLDYNRQEAVKKFSFKCALNLLELIKQENISIILTQRWKVLKYLIFCKFFKKNLKIILYIVVAATFRTIRRQILFKLFKAKVNKILVNSADLKEELIAQKLTIGKEIDILHSAIDPSEFEIPISQKEARQKMGFPENDFIFGMVARFSKEKDQQTLIYAFKNFLDSGNKSKLVLVGDGPTKKTCEDLAKKLGIGKEVMFTGRIDLMQIPVVLRAFDVFVHITLQEGMPMAVHEAMAASLPVIATDAEGVPEIFDTSLTMGFLVPKKNVEELTKALLKIYSLSHEERKIMGENARMRLNEAFSPEQLAQKIVKIFKDLLNG is encoded by the coding sequence ATGCACAAAAACGCTCCTGATAAAGTAGCTTTATTTATTGATAATGCTGTTAACAGAAGGCACTATATACAATTAATTGCGTTAAAGAATGCTGGATTTGACGCTAAAGTCATTATTTTTAAAGATACTAAAATTGATTATCTTATCGTTAAAGGGCTAAAAGATATATATTTACTTCTTGATTATAATAGACAAGAAGCAGTTAAGAAGTTTTCTTTTAAATGTGCTTTGAATCTTTTAGAATTAATAAAGCAAGAAAACATTTCCATTATCCTGACTCAACGATGGAAAGTTTTAAAGTATTTGATTTTTTGTAAGTTTTTTAAAAAGAACCTGAAAATTATTCTTTATATTGTAGTGGCTGCAACCTTTCGAACTATTCGTAGACAAATACTGTTTAAGTTATTTAAAGCCAAAGTGAATAAAATTTTGGTGAACAGTGCTGATCTAAAAGAAGAATTGATCGCTCAAAAATTGACAATAGGAAAAGAAATTGATATATTGCATTCTGCGATTGATCCATCAGAATTTGAAATACCCATTTCTCAGAAAGAAGCAAGGCAAAAAATGGGATTTCCAGAAAATGATTTCATATTCGGGATGGTGGCGCGTTTTAGTAAAGAAAAAGATCAGCAAACTCTCATTTATGCTTTTAAAAATTTTTTAGATTCAGGCAATAAATCAAAACTTGTTCTTGTTGGAGATGGTCCTACAAAAAAAACATGTGAGGATCTGGCAAAAAAACTTGGCATAGGCAAAGAAGTCATGTTTACTGGCAGAATTGATCTAATGCAAATACCTGTTGTTCTCAGAGCTTTTGATGTTTTTGTGCATATTACATTACAGGAAGGAATGCCAATGGCTGTACATGAAGCAATGGCTGCCAGTCTTCCTGTTATCGCAACTGACGCAGAAGGTGTTCCTGAAATTTTTGATACTTCTCTGACAATGGGTTTTCTTGTTCCTAAAAAAAATGTAGAAGAACTAACAAAAGCTCTTTTAAAAATTTATTCTCTCTCTCATGAAGAAAGAAAAATCATGGGAGAAAATGCAAGAATGCGCTTAAATGAAGCTTTTTCCCCAGAACAGTTAGCACAAAAAATAGTGAAAATATTTAAAGACTTACTAAATGGTTAA
- a CDS encoding asparagine synthase-related protein, with protein sequence MVSKVTSSDCPKIIEGDVGGEKPIYLYLDSDKKYLLYSDNIKELLASTDIKKPLSISSEGLSFYLQKGVILTPKTIYENIFVINIGDRVNVTSREGKIELEFFNKFPFFNSERNPQLELDVNYLLSLISKAVFDRLIPEKPIFLFQSLGKDSNTIALALAEAGLQNKVTCVTLSTKDRKDESEIASKVAAKLGFKHQKLTLPSKIEKKLLDVIDYYFTHISLPCLDGVALVYPLYATLIDFKDTNIIDGSGNDIYFGLVPRPVEYKRQKVYPKFIFLRPLAEQLPTGNILQRLALTRCEMICKMMGLTGFTYRDAKKIYPDAVQIYPYWKEEDKERKNWDYFDLRSNDIRGASAHFDLVIRKVRNFAEVFDINLILPWTNREIAKYVGKVSEKCLFDRKRFKNKLPLRRLLKERLDLDSDVLGKYSYGFNAYKFLKNIDFKVKEEVIECKLWDSKHIQKLFRIVEERAEKNKLFQKLYTKLFLISAWFNHNKYLK encoded by the coding sequence ATGGTTTCTAAAGTAACTTCTTCAGATTGTCCTAAAATTATAGAAGGAGATGTAGGTGGAGAAAAACCAATTTATTTATATCTTGACTCTGATAAAAAATATTTACTGTATTCAGACAATATAAAAGAACTTTTAGCTTCTACTGACATAAAAAAACCTCTTTCGATTTCTTCAGAAGGTCTTTCTTTTTATCTCCAAAAAGGTGTTATTCTTACGCCCAAGACAATATATGAAAATATTTTTGTTATTAATATAGGTGACAGAGTTAATGTAACATCTAGAGAAGGGAAAATCGAACTTGAATTTTTTAATAAATTCCCATTTTTCAATTCAGAAAGAAATCCACAGCTTGAGCTTGATGTTAATTATCTTCTTTCTCTTATTTCAAAGGCTGTTTTTGATAGACTAATTCCTGAAAAGCCAATATTTTTATTCCAGAGTCTCGGGAAAGACAGCAACACTATAGCTCTTGCTCTTGCTGAAGCAGGACTACAAAATAAGGTAACATGTGTTACTTTATCCACAAAAGATAGAAAAGATGAAAGTGAAATAGCCTCCAAGGTTGCGGCTAAACTTGGTTTTAAACATCAAAAACTTACTTTGCCATCGAAAATTGAAAAGAAACTTCTCGATGTCATAGACTATTATTTTACGCATATATCTCTTCCATGCCTCGATGGGGTCGCTCTTGTTTATCCTCTTTATGCAACTTTAATAGATTTTAAAGACACTAATATTATTGATGGGAGTGGAAACGATATTTACTTTGGACTTGTTCCAAGACCAGTAGAATACAAAAGACAAAAAGTCTATCCCAAGTTTATATTTTTAAGGCCTCTTGCAGAACAATTGCCAACTGGTAATATCCTGCAAAGACTTGCTCTTACTCGCTGTGAGATGATATGTAAAATGATGGGATTAACAGGTTTTACTTATAGGGATGCAAAGAAGATTTATCCTGATGCTGTCCAGATTTATCCTTATTGGAAAGAGGAGGATAAAGAAAGAAAAAATTGGGATTATTTTGATTTACGATCGAATGATATTCGAGGGGCCAGTGCTCATTTTGATTTAGTAATAAGAAAAGTGAGAAATTTTGCTGAGGTTTTTGATATAAACCTTATCTTACCATGGACTAACAGAGAGATAGCAAAGTATGTGGGCAAGGTTTCAGAAAAATGTCTTTTTGATAGAAAAAGATTTAAAAATAAACTTCCTCTGCGTCGGCTTTTAAAAGAAAGATTAGACCTTGATTCAGACGTTCTGGGAAAGTATTCCTATGGTTTCAATGCGTATAAATTTTTAAAGAACATAGATTTTAAAGTCAAAGAAGAAGTTATAGAATGTAAATTATGGGACAGTAAACATATACAAAAACTTTTTAGAATAGTTGAAGAAAGGGCTGAGAAAAATAAATTGTTCCAAAAATTATATACAAAGCTTTTCTTGATTTCAGCATGGTTTAACCACAATAAATATCTTAAATAA
- a CDS encoding GGDEF domain-containing protein, translating to MSPKIIVIHLTKDINRFLVLNILAVMLILSCILVFEGYDKKEMILGIFIAFTCSLIINLIIGRVIKRKMEKIINYSFEKFETQLYVDELTSVYNRTTGINRLIEEMSRAKRHKQSLSIAMLDIDNFKLINDTYGHLVGDRVLNHIALQIKNLIRKSDVVSRYGGEEFLIILPQTDEINSFIVLERLREHIAKQPVSIGNQELYITVSIGITEVDINDSLTDTIQKADIALYQAKRSGKNRVEIAPKYFNAEV from the coding sequence ATGAGTCCTAAAATAATAGTAATTCATTTGACAAAAGATATAAATAGATTTCTCGTATTGAACATATTGGCTGTTATGCTTATTTTATCTTGTATTCTTGTATTTGAAGGTTACGATAAAAAAGAAATGATTTTAGGTATTTTCATTGCTTTTACGTGTTCATTAATAATAAATTTGATTATAGGACGCGTCATAAAAAGAAAAATGGAAAAAATAATAAACTACTCTTTTGAAAAATTTGAAACACAGCTTTATGTTGATGAATTAACCTCGGTTTACAACAGAACTACTGGAATAAATAGATTGATAGAAGAGATGTCAAGAGCAAAAAGACATAAACAATCACTATCAATAGCAATGCTCGATATAGACAATTTTAAATTAATTAATGATACGTATGGACATCTTGTAGGAGATAGAGTCTTAAATCATATTGCACTTCAAATTAAAAATCTTATCAGGAAAAGTGATGTTGTATCAAGATATGGAGGAGAAGAATTTTTGATCATATTGCCTCAAACCGATGAAATAAACTCATTTATTGTATTAGAAAGATTAAGAGAACATATTGCAAAACAACCTGTTTCAATAGGAAATCAAGAGCTTTACATAACAGTAAGCATTGGAATAACAGAAGTTGATATAAATGACAGTTTAACCGATACGATACAGAAAGCAGATATAGCACTTTATCAGGCAAAAAGATCAGGAAAAAACAGAGTTGAGATTGCACCAAAGTACTTCAACGCAGAAGTCTAA
- the recG gene encoding ATP-dependent DNA helicase RecG → MLTHGLTLPIQYLKGVGPRKASLLRKLGIETVKDALYYLPYQYEDRRNKKNIFEIKPGEFVTAEGKIVQINEIKTKTKLSIIEIVISDGTGFLKAKWFNQIFLKKLFKEKQKIKLFGKTQVDYWGKYIEILNPEYELVDQISNHQNQNILPIYRLTEGLSQRQMHSIIQSALELAIPFIDEYLPESILKKLNFPYLKEAIKYVHFPPNDMDIKLLNEKISLFHRRIIFDELFFLQLGILLMKQNRFYEKGLSFNPEGKLLKKFFENLPFELTSAQKKVIKEILDDMKKTTPMNRLLQGDVGSGKTVVAVAAMLAAIEAGYQAALMAPTEILAEQHYLNISSLLKGLPVNVLILTSSYNKYSHLIWSGAVDLVVGTHALIQEDIRFKNLGLVVIDEQHRFGVVQRGAIRKKGLNPDTLVMTATPIPRTMALTVYGDLDYSILDELPKGRKPVLTEVIKPENKKLVYKMIDDEIKSGGQVYIVYPFIEESETIDLKSATHGYEALKKLFPEYGVGLIHGKMSSKEREEIMKKFRNGIIHILVATTVIEVGVDVPNATLMIIIHAERFGLAQLHQLRGRVGRGIRPSKCILLPYKLTEEAELRLRAIVNYSDGFKIAEEDMKIRGPGEVFGVRQSGMPDLKVADLLRDQFCLEIARKEAEILLAEDKNLRLYPEIRALLEEFWRGKIDVFRTV, encoded by the coding sequence ATGCTGACTCACGGGTTAACCCTTCCTATTCAATATCTAAAAGGCGTAGGTCCTAGAAAAGCAAGTCTTCTTAGAAAATTAGGCATAGAAACAGTTAAAGACGCCTTATATTATTTACCTTACCAGTATGAAGACAGAAGAAATAAAAAAAATATCTTTGAGATAAAACCAGGTGAATTTGTTACTGCGGAAGGTAAGATAGTTCAGATTAATGAAATCAAAACAAAAACTAAACTATCAATTATAGAAATAGTGATATCAGATGGAACAGGCTTTCTAAAAGCAAAGTGGTTTAACCAGATTTTTTTAAAAAAACTTTTTAAAGAAAAACAAAAGATAAAACTTTTTGGAAAAACTCAGGTTGATTACTGGGGAAAATATATAGAAATACTAAATCCTGAGTATGAATTGGTAGATCAGATTTCAAATCACCAAAATCAGAATATTCTTCCTATATATAGACTTACTGAAGGTTTATCTCAGAGACAGATGCATTCAATAATTCAGTCTGCTTTAGAATTGGCAATTCCATTTATAGATGAGTATTTACCTGAAAGTATTTTAAAAAAATTAAATTTTCCATATTTGAAAGAAGCCATTAAATATGTACATTTTCCTCCTAATGATATGGATATTAAGCTATTAAATGAAAAAATATCACTTTTTCACAGAAGAATAATTTTCGATGAGTTGTTTTTTCTACAGCTTGGAATTCTCCTGATGAAACAGAATAGATTTTATGAAAAAGGGCTTTCTTTCAATCCTGAAGGCAAGCTATTGAAAAAATTCTTTGAAAATCTTCCGTTTGAACTTACTTCAGCGCAGAAAAAGGTAATAAAAGAAATTCTGGATGATATGAAAAAAACAACGCCAATGAATAGGCTTCTTCAGGGAGATGTTGGTTCTGGTAAAACAGTTGTTGCTGTTGCGGCAATGCTCGCTGCCATAGAAGCAGGATATCAGGCAGCGTTGATGGCACCAACAGAGATACTGGCAGAACAACACTATTTAAATATCTCTTCATTACTTAAAGGGCTTCCTGTTAATGTGCTCATACTCACATCATCATATAATAAGTATTCCCATCTCATTTGGTCAGGAGCTGTAGACCTGGTGGTTGGTACACATGCATTAATTCAAGAAGATATTCGTTTTAAAAATTTAGGGCTTGTGGTAATAGATGAACAGCATAGATTTGGAGTGGTTCAAAGAGGAGCGATTAGAAAAAAAGGACTTAATCCTGATACTCTTGTAATGACAGCAACTCCTATTCCGCGAACAATGGCACTTACTGTTTATGGAGACCTTGATTATTCAATACTTGATGAACTTCCTAAAGGAAGAAAACCTGTTTTAACAGAGGTTATCAAACCGGAAAATAAAAAATTAGTATATAAAATGATTGATGATGAGATTAAGTCCGGTGGCCAGGTTTACATTGTCTATCCTTTCATAGAAGAATCTGAAACAATCGATTTAAAATCAGCAACACATGGATATGAAGCTTTAAAAAAGCTTTTCCCTGAATACGGTGTTGGACTCATTCATGGCAAAATGTCTTCAAAAGAAAGAGAAGAAATTATGAAAAAGTTTCGTAATGGCATTATACATATACTTGTTGCAACGACAGTTATTGAGGTTGGCGTGGATGTTCCAAATGCTACTTTAATGATAATAATCCATGCTGAGAGATTTGGGCTTGCTCAGTTACATCAATTACGTGGAAGAGTTGGTAGAGGTATAAGACCTTCAAAATGCATACTACTGCCTTATAAATTAACTGAAGAGGCGGAGTTGAGACTGAGGGCAATTGTAAACTATTCTGACGGTTTTAAAATAGCAGAAGAAGATATGAAAATAAGAGGGCCTGGCGAAGTTTTTGGAGTTAGACAATCAGGGATGCCAGATTTAAAAGTCGCTGATTTATTGCGTGATCAATTTTGTCTTGAAATTGCAAGGAAAGAAGCAGAAATTTTATTAGCTGAAGATAAAAATTTGAGGTTATATCCTGAAATACGAGCTTTATTAGAAGAATTCTGGAGAGGTAAAATCGATGTATTTAGAACAGTTTAG
- the nusA gene encoding transcription termination factor NusA: MGKELKFLVEQIMREKGINKDAVIELLETALISAIRKKYGNKSSIKIKIDPQSFDINIFEIKKVVEQVTDPSSEISIEEAQQNYVDKGIGDTVEVPLSIQDFGRIAVQTAKHVLFQKIREIERSLIYEEFKDKVGNIVSGTVLRKEKGNFYILVGKAEAILPEKEILPQDNLKRGDLVKAYIYEVKQAIKEPVIKLSRTHPNFVIGLFNLEVPEIQDGIVEIKGIARDPGERTKIAVYSKDTSVDPVGACVGMKGTRVQAVVRELKGERIDIIPYSEDMSFFIAKALTPATVLKVGTNENEKTAVVVVENDQLSLAIGKKGQNVRLASRLTGWSIDVLSESEYTQMKFKETEESLKENSQKQKNE; the protein is encoded by the coding sequence ATGGGAAAAGAACTTAAATTTTTAGTAGAACAGATAATGAGAGAAAAGGGGATTAACAAAGATGCTGTTATTGAGCTTCTTGAGACAGCTCTTATTTCCGCAATAAGAAAAAAATATGGTAATAAATCTTCAATTAAAATAAAGATTGATCCTCAAAGTTTTGATATTAATATTTTTGAAATTAAAAAAGTAGTGGAGCAGGTTACCGATCCTTCATCAGAAATTTCAATTGAAGAGGCACAACAAAACTATGTAGATAAGGGGATTGGTGATACAGTAGAAGTTCCTTTATCGATTCAAGATTTTGGAAGAATTGCGGTGCAAACTGCAAAACATGTACTTTTTCAGAAAATAAGAGAAATTGAAAGATCTCTTATTTATGAAGAATTTAAAGATAAAGTTGGTAATATTGTTAGCGGAACAGTGCTTAGAAAGGAAAAGGGCAATTTTTATATCCTTGTGGGTAAGGCAGAGGCTATACTCCCGGAAAAAGAGATACTTCCACAGGATAATTTAAAAAGAGGAGATTTAGTAAAAGCATACATATATGAAGTAAAACAGGCGATAAAGGAACCAGTAATAAAACTTTCAAGAACGCATCCTAATTTTGTAATAGGGTTATTTAATTTAGAGGTACCCGAGATTCAAGATGGAATAGTTGAAATAAAAGGTATTGCAAGAGACCCTGGAGAAAGAACCAAAATAGCTGTTTACTCAAAGGATACTTCAGTAGATCCTGTTGGAGCATGCGTTGGCATGAAAGGAACCAGAGTTCAGGCTGTTGTTCGAGAGTTAAAAGGTGAGAGAATTGATATAATTCCTTATAGTGAAGATATGAGTTTTTTTATTGCAAAAGCTCTCACTCCAGCAACCGTTCTTAAGGTTGGTACCAATGAAAACGAGAAAACAGCAGTGGTAGTTGTTGAAAATGACCAGCTCTCTTTAGCAATTGGCAAAAAGGGACAGAATGTAAGGCTGGCATCAAGATTAACAGGTTGGAGTATTGATGTATTAAGTGAATCTGAGTATACCCAGATGAAGTTTAAAGAAACAGAAGAATCATTAAAAGAAAACAGTCAGAAGCAAAAAAATGAATAG
- the rimP gene encoding ribosome maturation factor RimP: MNFKELKEIITNYATIVSEQEGVELRSVEIYPGGRGLIVRIFIDKEGGVTIKDCEHFSRDIEAILDVEDPINSSYTLEVSSPGLDRPLKDKRDFLRNIGRNVQITTKEKIADRTFFIGKILEAGDDWVRIEIYNPKIKGIKKKEKTELLFIPFNKILKAQIYIG; encoded by the coding sequence ATGAATTTTAAAGAATTAAAAGAAATAATAACAAATTATGCAACTATAGTAAGTGAACAGGAGGGAGTTGAACTTCGTAGTGTAGAAATATATCCCGGGGGTAGGGGATTAATTGTAAGAATCTTTATTGATAAAGAAGGAGGAGTAACCATAAAAGATTGTGAACATTTTTCAAGAGATATAGAAGCTATCCTGGATGTTGAGGATCCAATAAACAGCTCTTATACTCTTGAGGTTTCATCTCCAGGTCTTGATAGACCTCTTAAAGATAAGAGAGATTTTTTAAGAAATATAGGAAGAAATGTACAGATTACTACAAAAGAAAAAATAGCAGACCGAACTTTTTTTATAGGTAAAATCCTTGAAGCAGGAGATGACTGGGTGAGAATAGAAATTTATAACCCAAAAATAAAAGGAATTAAGAAAAAAGAAAAAACCGAACTTTTATTTATTCCTTTTAATAAAATACTGAAAGCACAAATTTATATAGGGTAG
- a CDS encoding PA2779 family protein: MFKKFLVIYLAVAILTIGMVQSAGAAFIPSDLTLNTKTQDIEKIQKTLEMKVISQRLKDLGYSEKEIMDRLSTLDEQTIHELALKIDELKVAGDAGAAVILALVIIALVVLIINLTGHKVAVK; the protein is encoded by the coding sequence ATGTTTAAGAAATTTCTTGTTATTTATTTAGCAGTAGCAATCTTGACAATCGGAATGGTTCAGTCTGCAGGTGCTGCTTTTATTCCTTCTGACTTAACACTTAACACAAAAACTCAGGACATTGAAAAAATTCAAAAAACTCTTGAAATGAAAGTTATATCACAGAGACTTAAAGATTTAGGCTATTCTGAAAAAGAGATTATGGATAGACTTTCTACACTTGATGAACAGACAATTCACGAGCTTGCTTTGAAGATTGATGAATTAAAAGTAGCAGGAGATGCAGGAGCTGCGGTAATTTTAGCCCTTGTTATTATAGCGTTAGTTGTGTTAATTATCAATCTTACAGGCCATAAAGTAGCGGTGAAATAG
- a CDS encoding tetratricopeptide repeat protein, with translation MPSIAVLHDPLTPQEHLQLGLSYEKKGLIEDAIKHYEEASKEDAKGFLFLGNLYLNKNNYDKSEEYYKKAIRKNDKLADAYNNLAWVYCLQRKNLDEAEELVKKAIEIEKNNADKVKIYEDTIEKIQKLKVQYE, from the coding sequence ATGCCAAGCATTGCTGTTTTACATGACCCTTTAACGCCTCAAGAACATCTTCAACTCGGACTTAGTTATGAAAAAAAGGGGCTTATTGAAGATGCTATAAAACATTATGAAGAAGCATCCAAAGAAGATGCAAAGGGATTTCTTTTTCTTGGTAATCTTTATTTGAATAAAAATAATTATGATAAATCTGAAGAATATTATAAAAAAGCAATCAGAAAAAACGATAAACTTGCTGATGCTTATAATAATCTTGCGTGGGTTTACTGTTTACAAAGAAAAAATCTTGATGAAGCTGAAGAATTAGTAAAAAAAGCAATCGAAATTGAAAAAAATAATGCTGATAAAGTTAAAATTTATGAGGATACAATTGAAAAAATCCAAAAACTGAAAGTACAATATGAATAA